From Wolbachia endosymbiont (group A) of Longitarsus flavicornis, the proteins below share one genomic window:
- a CDS encoding Na(+)/H(+) antiporter subunit B: MIKDPILNAVTFLMIPFIILFGLYIQFHGDYTPGGGFQAGIIIASGIILYSMLFGVSTTLKAIPYSVIRLTNVLGILIYGGTGVATTLLGQNFLSYDILLANNRTGQKLGIFLVELGVAFTVCSSMLIIYINFARRKKQ; the protein is encoded by the coding sequence ATGATTAAAGATCCGATATTAAATGCAGTAACATTTTTGATGATACCTTTTATCATTTTATTTGGTTTATACATACAATTTCACGGTGATTACACTCCGGGTGGAGGTTTTCAAGCAGGAATAATTATTGCCTCCGGGATAATATTATATTCAATGCTATTTGGTGTATCTACAACTCTAAAAGCAATACCTTATTCTGTGATTAGATTGACTAACGTGTTAGGTATTTTAATTTATGGAGGAACGGGCGTTGCAACAACTTTACTTGGCCAAAATTTTTTATCTTACGATATCTTGTTAGCCAATAATAGAACCGGTCAAAAATTAGGTATTTTTTTAGTGGAATTAGGTGTAGCATTTACTGTCTGCTCCTCTATGTTAATTATATATATAAATTTTGCTCGTAGGAAAAAACAATGA
- the rpoZ gene encoding DNA-directed RNA polymerase subunit omega has product MAESIVEKCTEQVSNRFKLVLLASQRTHDLNTGASNPVQTAQFKDHKNTIVSLHEIAEKQVDTHELFNLLVGRCKEYMKGNMNNVYSSNTSKLANLLNFSDNTDLDASQESQGYEVDGEIDDEINDQDGDEEVSV; this is encoded by the coding sequence ATGGCTGAGTCTATTGTAGAAAAGTGTACAGAACAGGTAAGTAACCGTTTCAAATTGGTTCTATTGGCAAGTCAAAGAACACATGATTTAAATACAGGGGCAAGTAATCCAGTTCAAACAGCTCAGTTTAAAGACCATAAGAACACCATAGTTTCCTTACATGAAATAGCAGAAAAACAGGTGGATACTCATGAGCTGTTTAACCTTTTGGTAGGTAGGTGCAAGGAGTACATGAAAGGAAATATGAATAATGTTTACAGTAGTAATACAAGTAAGCTAGCGAATTTATTAAATTTTTCTGATAACACAGATCTTGATGCAAGTCAAGAAAGCCAAGGTTATGAAGTGGATGGTGAAATAGATGATGAAATAAATGATCAAGATGGCGATGAAGAAGTATCCGTTTAG
- a CDS encoding DUF4040 domain-containing protein translates to MLEILNVVLLLLLLTVTVFIVFSRHLVVSAVLMCVFSSLIALIYLIMNAPDVAITEASVGAGLSTVFTFAALSLIKNHKVNLSHNPITLFFMLFLAVCLSYFMIQLPDFGSHNAPIHLHVAPYYVENTEKATGIPNIVTAILASFRGYDTFGETIVVFTAALCITLILKEEKEND, encoded by the coding sequence GTGTTAGAAATATTAAATGTAGTGCTACTTTTGTTGTTACTAACAGTTACGGTTTTTATAGTCTTCTCGCGACATTTAGTCGTAAGTGCTGTTCTAATGTGTGTATTTAGTTCACTTATTGCGCTTATATACTTAATTATGAATGCACCTGATGTTGCAATTACTGAAGCTTCTGTTGGTGCGGGGCTCAGTACGGTTTTTACGTTTGCAGCACTCTCCTTGATAAAGAATCATAAAGTAAATCTATCTCATAACCCTATAACGCTTTTTTTTATGTTATTTCTGGCTGTATGTTTGTCATATTTTATGATTCAATTGCCAGATTTTGGCAGCCACAATGCTCCGATCCACTTGCATGTTGCTCCTTATTATGTGGAAAATACCGAAAAAGCTACCGGTATTCCTAATATAGTGACAGCTATTTTGGCAAGCTTTCGTGGTTATGACACGTTTGGAGAAACTATAGTAGTTTTTACTGCTGCGCTTTGTATAACGTTGATATTAAAAGAAGAAAAAGAAAATGATTAA
- the purE gene encoding 5-(carboxyamino)imidazole ribonucleotide mutase, which yields MTKIKKDIAVIMGSESDYTTMVHTVDMLKALEVSHDIFIISAHRTPERLFNFAKSAQEEGFKVIIAGAGGAAHLPGMVASLTCLPVIGVPVHSKQLNGLDSLLSIVQMPKGVPVATMSIGENGAYNAAITAVSILSISNSEIAGRLKKWREKQTKEVKEKPVS from the coding sequence ATGACAAAAATAAAAAAAGATATTGCTGTTATCATGGGAAGTGAGTCAGATTACACCACTATGGTCCATACCGTCGATATGTTAAAAGCATTAGAAGTTTCACATGACATATTCATAATATCTGCACATAGAACGCCAGAAAGGCTCTTCAATTTTGCTAAATCTGCACAAGAAGAAGGTTTTAAGGTTATTATAGCTGGTGCAGGAGGTGCAGCTCATTTACCTGGTATGGTTGCGTCACTAACTTGTTTACCAGTTATCGGCGTTCCTGTGCATAGTAAACAATTAAATGGGCTGGACAGTTTACTTTCTATAGTTCAAATGCCAAAGGGTGTTCCAGTTGCAACCATGTCTATAGGAGAAAATGGAGCATATAATGCTGCCATTACCGCCGTATCTATATTGTCAATTTCCAACAGTGAAATTGCAGGTAGGTTAAAAAAGTGGAGAGAGAAACAGACCAAAGAAGTAAAAGAAAAACCAGTTTCATAA
- a CDS encoding cation:proton antiporter subunit C → MTLYNYTIIIVLMVLGLYIIINDKNLIKKMIGVSVFQASVLLFYISLGYIKSSLPPILVSNFYSYSNPIPHVLMLTAIVVGIATFSVGLSIAVKMEEKYGTIDQDKCT, encoded by the coding sequence ATGACTTTATATAATTATACGATTATTATTGTATTAATGGTGCTAGGTTTATATATTATTATAAACGATAAAAATTTAATCAAGAAAATGATAGGGGTAAGCGTCTTCCAAGCATCTGTTTTGTTGTTTTATATCTCTCTAGGATATATAAAAAGTTCCTTGCCTCCTATATTGGTTTCAAATTTTTATTCATATAGCAATCCTATACCCCATGTTTTAATGCTTACTGCTATAGTGGTTGGAATTGCAACATTTTCAGTTGGATTGTCCATAGCAGTAAAAATGGAAGAAAAGTATGGAACAATTGATCAAGACAAGTGTACATAA
- a CDS encoding monovalent cation/H(+) antiporter subunit G, producing MIGSVLIFLGICLVIISSVGVIRFSDFYTRLHAAGITDSSGATLLLIGFALQNGFSINTVKIILLILIIWAASSTNSYVLARTYYKVKKKTVKEG from the coding sequence ATGATAGGGTCCGTTCTTATATTTTTAGGCATTTGTTTAGTAATCATTTCAAGTGTGGGAGTAATTAGATTTTCTGATTTCTATACTAGGTTACATGCAGCAGGTATTACAGATTCTAGCGGTGCAACGTTATTGTTAATTGGTTTTGCTTTGCAGAATGGATTTTCAATCAATACTGTTAAAATAATATTATTAATTCTTATAATATGGGCAGCTAGCTCAACTAATAGTTATGTTTTAGCGCGCACTTATTATAAAGTTAAGAAAAAAACTGTTAAAGAAGGTTAA
- a CDS encoding helix-turn-helix transcriptional regulator — protein sequence MEIISLNNLDSAGVKTKLLHIINKIIEKNAWTQAYAAEKLGIDQPKVSQIKNGKIDGFSLERLLGFLKKFDHEITITMTESQEIKSEAEKVKHEVESQ from the coding sequence ATGGAAATAATATCGTTAAATAACTTAGACAGTGCAGGAGTAAAAACAAAGTTGCTTCATATAATAAATAAAATTATAGAAAAAAATGCTTGGACTCAGGCTTATGCAGCTGAGAAACTTGGTATCGATCAGCCAAAGGTATCACAAATTAAAAATGGTAAAATAGATGGTTTTTCTTTAGAGCGATTGTTAGGATTTCTGAAAAAATTTGATCATGAAATAACAATCACGATGACAGAAAGCCAAGAAATAAAATCTGAGGCAGAAAAAGTAAAACATGAAGTTGAATCGCAATAG
- a CDS encoding monovalent cation/H+ antiporter complex subunit F encodes MIHIAIYTLLFCMSVMLCRIVSKSSDVYNKVLAFNNFSTQVVVLITAISIILNNFFLIDIALLYASVSFISTIALMRLMLF; translated from the coding sequence ATGATTCACATTGCTATCTATACACTGTTGTTCTGTATGAGTGTAATGTTGTGTCGCATAGTGTCTAAGTCAAGTGATGTGTACAATAAGGTTTTAGCGTTCAATAATTTCTCAACGCAAGTAGTTGTACTCATAACAGCAATATCAATCATTCTGAATAATTTTTTTTTAATTGATATAGCATTGTTATATGCTAGCGTTAGCTTTATATCAACTATAGCACTAATGAGATTAATGTTGTTTTAA